The proteins below come from a single Asanoa ferruginea genomic window:
- a CDS encoding PspC domain-containing protein → MTDTPEPTAGERPADEAAAPPPGPPPPPPPGAGATTATGGFTTRYGLVRPYNGRYLAGVCASIGRATNTDPILWRVLFAVLTVFFAVGVLIYVTAWLLIPAEGDSASPIESVLGKGRSSMSPVTAIILGVGCAVLFGFLVTDAFRAVLLGAAILIGGALLLNRNQRGPQPVPSGAAAGGGFSWSTVSPWAGTAPWRSAPEQPTGPVAAPAAPPMPPPVAVDEPTRAYEAPTPTAQFPPATGPYPPRQQQGYQPPFAPYGPYGGPPPPPPPAPARPAKPPKPPKERSALGAATFSMIFVAMGVVAMLDLLNVIRVRPTTYFAAALLTIALGLLVGTWLGRARWLIALGVAAAAALGISSIAEYQYDHDQHGITKDAVWEPLSMAELRPTYRLPFGDARLDLTNLDFAGQSKEVDISLNAGQLDVRVPDNVDVIADVNVDAGDAQIFDRSTSGLGQSMTVADNGEDGVGGGTLRLTIHVNTGQVEVSR, encoded by the coding sequence CCGCGCCGCCGCCCGGACCACCGCCGCCCCCGCCGCCGGGTGCCGGCGCCACGACCGCAACCGGCGGATTCACCACGCGGTACGGGCTGGTGCGCCCGTACAACGGCCGATACCTCGCCGGGGTCTGCGCCAGCATCGGGCGGGCCACCAACACCGACCCGATCCTGTGGCGCGTGCTCTTCGCCGTGCTCACCGTGTTCTTCGCGGTCGGCGTGCTGATCTACGTGACCGCGTGGCTGCTGATCCCGGCCGAGGGCGACAGCGCGTCGCCGATCGAGTCGGTGCTCGGCAAGGGCCGGTCCAGCATGTCGCCGGTCACCGCGATCATCCTCGGCGTCGGGTGCGCGGTGCTGTTCGGCTTCCTCGTCACCGACGCGTTCCGGGCCGTCCTGCTCGGCGCGGCCATTCTGATTGGAGGCGCGTTGCTGCTCAACCGCAACCAGCGCGGCCCGCAGCCGGTGCCGTCCGGCGCCGCGGCGGGCGGCGGTTTCAGCTGGTCGACCGTGTCACCGTGGGCCGGCACCGCGCCCTGGCGGTCGGCGCCGGAGCAGCCGACCGGCCCGGTCGCGGCACCTGCCGCTCCGCCGATGCCGCCACCGGTCGCGGTCGACGAGCCCACCCGGGCCTACGAGGCACCGACGCCGACCGCGCAGTTCCCGCCGGCCACCGGCCCCTACCCGCCCCGCCAGCAACAGGGCTACCAGCCGCCGTTCGCGCCCTATGGGCCCTACGGTGGGCCGCCGCCACCGCCACCCCCCGCGCCGGCCCGGCCGGCCAAGCCACCGAAGCCGCCGAAGGAGCGCTCCGCGCTCGGCGCCGCCACCTTCTCGATGATCTTCGTGGCGATGGGCGTCGTGGCGATGCTCGACCTGCTCAACGTGATCCGGGTGCGGCCGACCACCTATTTCGCCGCCGCGCTGCTCACCATCGCGCTCGGCCTGCTGGTCGGCACCTGGTTGGGCCGGGCCCGCTGGCTGATCGCGCTCGGTGTCGCCGCCGCGGCCGCGCTGGGCATCTCCTCGATCGCCGAATACCAATACGACCACGACCAGCACGGCATCACCAAGGACGCCGTGTGGGAGCCGCTCTCGATGGCGGAGCTGCGGCCCACCTACCGGCTGCCGTTCGGCGACGCCCGGCTCGACCTGACCAACCTCGACTTCGCCGGCCAGAGCAAGGAGGTCGACATCTCGCTCAACGCGGGCCAGCTCGACGTGCGGGTGCCCGACAACGTCGACGTGATCGCCGACGTCAACGTCGACGCGGGCGACGCACAGATCTTCGACCGGTCCACCAGCGGGCTGGGCCAGTCGATGACGGTCGCCGACAACGGCGAAGACGGCGTCGGCGGCGGCACGCTGCGGCTGACGATCCACGTCAACACCGGTCAAGTGGAGGTGTCCCGATGA